Proteins encoded within one genomic window of Nitrospira sp.:
- a CDS encoding pentapeptide repeat-containing protein: protein MRRQPLERLNSFREAYSSHMYKLSLELAAGILALIAGIFAAKNGVILDRLDNDFHMVAAVYATKNEIIVWSCITLASILLSLALRRWMQITGHQKWEKILWPLVLTLVLLLGSCSITGRSTPPSVETQHSANIGRAENPYSGAIPGQMLAGARKTNAMLHGANLQRAMLAGADLHGSDLESADLRSAMLLGTNLGGTNLTNANLEGAMLLGTNMEGARIDGADFTGAAFLTQEQINETCGAPRVLPKGLNAPKPC, encoded by the coding sequence ATGCGCCGACAACCGTTAGAACGACTCAATTCCTTTCGAGAAGCCTACTCTTCACACATGTACAAGTTGTCTCTTGAGCTTGCGGCTGGGATCCTCGCTCTCATCGCGGGGATCTTTGCAGCAAAGAACGGTGTAATCTTGGATCGGTTGGATAATGACTTTCACATGGTTGCAGCTGTATACGCAACGAAGAACGAAATCATAGTATGGTCATGCATTACACTTGCCTCCATTTTACTGAGTCTCGCTCTTCGACGATGGATGCAGATTACCGGTCATCAAAAATGGGAAAAGATCCTCTGGCCACTTGTACTTACGCTCGTTCTCCTGCTTGGTTCTTGTTCCATAACCGGACGGTCTACTCCACCCAGCGTCGAGACTCAGCACTCTGCGAACATCGGCAGAGCTGAAAACCCCTATTCCGGCGCTATCCCAGGACAAATGCTTGCCGGTGCACGCAAAACAAACGCCATGCTACACGGCGCCAATCTTCAAAGGGCTATGCTCGCTGGCGCCGACCTGCACGGATCTGATCTCGAGTCTGCAGACCTGCGCAGTGCGATGCTGTTGGGCACAAACCTGGGTGGAACTAATTTGACAAATGCGAACTTGGAAGGGGCCATGCTCTTGGGGACCAATATGGAGGGAGCACGAATTGACGGTGCAGATTTCACCGGTGCAGCATTCCTCACACAGGAGCAAATTAATGAGACCTGTGGAGCGCCTCGAGTCTTACCTAAAGGACTTAACGCACCGAAGCCTTGTTAG
- a CDS encoding sigma 54-interacting transcriptional regulator, translated as MNHQCDLYRNFFNGLNDPVFIIDVTTKTVIEVNACAMEYSGYQTEELRGLVIDRLLQFPGDLEFLFGSQNASWQGLELLKKDGEHIPISLTTFRVDRDITSFVFLIVRKADTVVPSRNESKGRRDALWQEEINFPTIIGRSQKIREVCQLIGSIAKRHVTVLIQGESGTGKEVVANAIQAHSLRAREPFVKVNCAALSETLLESELFGHVRGAFTGAIRDRRGRFQQADRGTIFLDEIGSLSLAAQAKLLRVLQEQEFEPVGSSVTSAVDVRVLAATNTDLRKAVAEGKFREDLYYRLNVFTIALPPLRERKEDIPFLATHFLKCSSQRIGKEHCALAPETLTLLLRHDWPGNARELQNAIEHAVLVEKGALILPSSLPTNLGQLEETENFSVPSGEESLRARLAVCEKEIIMEALARANGVKRQAASILGVDPRNFPYFLKKHHLKENYLPN; from the coding sequence ATGAATCACCAATGTGATCTCTACCGAAACTTCTTCAATGGGCTCAACGATCCTGTGTTCATCATTGACGTTACAACAAAAACCGTCATTGAGGTGAACGCCTGCGCTATGGAGTATTCTGGCTATCAAACGGAAGAGCTACGCGGACTCGTGATCGATCGCCTCTTGCAGTTTCCCGGCGATCTGGAGTTCTTATTTGGGAGCCAGAATGCCTCCTGGCAGGGCCTGGAACTTCTCAAGAAAGACGGCGAGCATATTCCTATCAGCCTGACAACATTTCGTGTTGATCGCGACATTACTAGTTTTGTGTTTCTGATTGTTCGCAAGGCCGATACAGTCGTGCCTTCGCGCAATGAGTCGAAGGGGAGGCGGGACGCCCTCTGGCAGGAGGAGATAAATTTCCCGACGATTATCGGTCGCAGTCAGAAGATTCGTGAGGTGTGCCAGTTGATCGGTTCGATCGCAAAACGTCACGTGACGGTATTAATCCAAGGCGAAAGCGGGACCGGCAAGGAAGTGGTGGCCAATGCGATTCAAGCACACAGTCTTCGTGCCCGGGAACCTTTCGTCAAGGTCAACTGCGCGGCGCTCAGCGAAACGCTCTTGGAAAGTGAATTGTTTGGTCATGTGAGAGGCGCGTTCACAGGCGCTATTCGTGATCGCCGAGGGCGTTTTCAGCAAGCAGATCGCGGCACGATTTTTCTTGATGAGATCGGCAGTCTGTCGTTGGCCGCCCAAGCAAAATTGCTGCGCGTCCTGCAGGAGCAGGAGTTTGAGCCGGTTGGGAGTTCGGTAACCTCCGCCGTGGATGTGCGTGTCCTTGCCGCGACCAATACCGACCTACGCAAGGCCGTTGCGGAAGGTAAGTTCCGCGAGGATCTCTACTATCGTCTTAACGTGTTTACGATAGCACTTCCTCCATTGCGTGAGCGGAAAGAAGATATTCCTTTTCTGGCGACACACTTTCTGAAATGCTCATCCCAAAGGATCGGTAAGGAGCACTGTGCCTTGGCCCCGGAGACATTAACACTCCTACTTCGGCATGATTGGCCAGGTAATGCGAGGGAGCTTCAGAACGCTATAGAACATGCTGTTCTTGTGGAGAAGGGTGCCCTCATTCTTCCATCGAGTCTCCCGACGAATTTGGGACAATTGGAGGAAACCGAAAACTTCTCTGTACCTTCCGGGGAAGAGTCGTTAAGGGCGAGACTTGCCGTGTGTGAAAAGGAGATCATCATGGAAGCGCTGGCCCGTGCAAATGGGGTTAAGCGACAAGCGGCAAGCATTCTGGGAGTGGATCCACGAAATTTTCCCTATTTTTTGAAGAAACACCACTTGAAGGAAAATTATTTGCCGAACTAG